The following are encoded together in the Anoplopoma fimbria isolate UVic2021 breed Golden Eagle Sablefish chromosome 13, Afim_UVic_2022, whole genome shotgun sequence genome:
- the anapc7 gene encoding anaphase-promoting complex subunit 7 — MNVIDHVRDMAAAGLHSNVRILSSLLLTMSNNNPELFSPAQKYQLLVYHADAIFHDKEYRNAACKYSMALQQKKVLSKTSKVRTSTGGAASNLQAQSLPSEIEVKYKIAECYTILKLDKDAIAVLDGIPSRQRTPKINMMLANLYRKAGQERSAVTSYKEVLRQCPVALDAIIGLLSLSVKGAEVASMTMDVIQSIPNLDWLSVWIKAYAFIHAGDNQRAINTICSLEKKSLLRDNVDLLVSLADVYFRAGDTKNAILKFEQAQMLDPYLIKGMDVYGYLMAREGHLEDVEVLGGRLFNISDQHAEPWVISGCHSFYSKRYSRALYLGAKAIQLNSNSVQALLLKGAALRNMGRVQEAIIHFREAMRLAPCRLDCYEGLIDCYLASNGIREAMGMANNIYKTLGANAQTLTILATVCLEDPVTQEKAKTLLDKALAQRPDYTKAVVKKAELLSREQKYEEGIALLRNALANQSDCVLHRMLGDFLVAVNDYQEAMDQYSIALSLDPNDQKSLEGMQKMEKEESPTDATVELDGDDMEGSGEDGDLEGSDSEAAQWADQEQWFGMQ; from the exons ATGAATGTCATAGATCATGTTCGGGACATGGCGGCCGCCGGGCTTCACTCCAACGTCCGGATACTGAGCAGCTTGTTGCTGACGATGAGCAATAACAACCC AGAGCTTTTCTCGCCGGCCCAGAAGTACCAGTTGTTGGTTTACCACGCCGATGCCATCTTCCATGATAAGGAGTATCGTAACGCTGCCTGCAAATACAGCATGGCACTGCAACAGAAGAAGGTGCTCAGCAAAACATCTAAAGTCCGTACTTCTACTGGTGGAGCTGCATCTAACTTACAGGCACAG aGTTTGCCTTCAGAAATTGAGGTTAAGTACAAGATCGCTGAATGCTACACCATTTTGAAACTGGATAAAGATGCCATTGCCGTGCTCGATGGGATCCCATCCAGACAGAGGACTCCAAAG ATCAACATGATGCTAGCTAACCTGTACAGGAAAGCTGGTCAGGAGCGTTCTGCAGTGACGAGCTACAAAGAAGTCCTCAGACAGTGTCCCGTCGCCCTGGATGCAATCATTG GTCTTCTCTCTTTATCAGTCAAAGGAGCTGAAGTGGCGTCCATGACTATGGATGTGATTCAGAGCATCCCCAACCTGGACTGGCTCTCTGTTTGGATCAAAGCGTATGCCTTCATACACGCAGGGGACAACCAGAGAGCCATCAACACTATTTG CTCTCTGGAGAAGAAGTCTCTGCTGCGGGACAACGTGGATCTCCTGGTGAGCCTGGCAGATGTCTACTTCAGGGCAGGTGACACCAAGAACGCCATCCTCAAATTTGAACAAGCCCAGATGCTGGACCCGTACCTCATCAAAG GAATGGATGTGTACGGCTACCTGATGGCCCGCGAAGGACACCTGGAGGATGTCGAAGTCCTGGGAGGACGATTATTTAATATCTCAGACCAGCATGCAGAACCCTGGGTGATCTCTGG ttGTCACAGCTTTTATAGCAAGCGCTACTCCAGAGCCCTCTACCTGGGAGCAAAGGCCATCCAGCTGAACAGCAACAGCGTGCAGGCTCTCCTCCTCAAGGGGGCGGCACTGAGGAACATGGGTCGCGTTCAAGAAGCCATCATCCATTTCAGGGAGGCCATGCGCTTGGCTCCATGCAGGCTCGACTGCTATGAAG GTCTGATCGACTGTTACCTGGCGTCCAATGGGATTCGAGAGGCTATGGGGATGGCCAATAACATCTATAAGACTCTGGGGGCCAATGCACAAACTCTGACCATCCTCGCCACAGTGTGCCTGGAAGACCCGGTGACTCAGGAGAAAGCCAAAACCCTGCTGGACAAAGCTCTGGCCCAGAGACCCGACTACACCAAGGCTGTGGTCAAGAAGGCTGAACTGCTCA GTCGGGAACAGAAATATGAAGAAGGGATCGCTCTCCTCAGGAACGCCCTGGCCAATCAGAGCGACTGTGTCCTGCACAGAATGCTGGGAGATTTCTTAGTGGCTGTCAACGATTACCAGGAAGCCATGGATCAGTACAGCATAGCGCTAAG cCTGGATCCCAACGACCAGAAGTCTCTAGAAGGCATGcagaagatggagaaggaggagagtcCCACGGACGCCACGGTGGAGCTGGACGGTGACGACATGGAGGGCAGTGGAGAGGACGGAGATCTGGAGGGCAGTGACAGCGAGGCGGCGCAGTGGGCTGATCAGGAACAGTGGTTTGGTATGCAGTGA
- the LOC129100992 gene encoding ubiquitin-conjugating enzyme E2 G1-like, with protein MTEQSALLLRKQLAELNKNPVEGFSAGLIDDDDIYKWEVVIIGPQDTLFEGGFFKAYLTFPYDYPLRPPKMKFITEIWHPNVAKNGDVCISILHEPGEDKFGYEKPEERWLPIHTVETIMISVISMLADPNSDSPANVDAAKEWREDPNGEFKRKVARCVRKSQEMAFD; from the exons ATGACCGAACAATCAGCATTACTTCTCCGAAAACAACTGGCAG agcTCAACAAGAACCCCGTAGAGGGCTTTTCAGCTGGTCTGATAGATGATGATGACATATATAAATGGGAAGTTGTGATCATTGGTCCACAAGATACCCTTTT TGAGGGAGGGTTTTTCAAAGCGTACCTAACCTTTCCCTATGATTATCCACTACGGCCTCCAAAGATGAAGTTTATCACTGAAATCTGGCACCCAAATG TTGCAAAGAACGGAGATGTTTGCATCTCAATTCTGCACGAGCCAGGAGAAGATAAGTTTGGTTATGAAAAGCCAGAGGAGCGCTGGCTTCCCATCCACACGGTAGAGACAATCATGATTAGTGTTATCTCCATGCTGGCAGACCCCAACAGCGACTCACCGGCTAATGTGGACGCGGCG AAAGAGTGGAGGGAGGACCCTAACGGTGAATTCAAGAGGAAGGTGGCTCGCTGTGTAAGAAAAAGTCAAGAGATGGCTTTTGATTAG